In one window of Bacteroides sp. DNA:
- a CDS encoding prolyl oligopeptidase family serine peptidase, which translates to MKKNNFVFLFALSLMLLSGMTFAQIQYQLPPEEIIELVDAPSTPSMVISPDNQTVLLIDNPDLPGIEDLAAPEYRLAGLRFNPVTNGGSRGRFGTGLRFMNLDGTNERPVQGLPKSPKISNTSWSPNGKMVAFTHTTGTGIELWVADVETSTARKLTGEVINDVLGNSFSWLSDNKTIVYSAIPEGRGPTPTRPTVADGPVVQESIGRRAAVRTFQDLLKDPYDEAIFDYYATSQLVKIDLDGNSQKIGEPGVIYYFNPSPDGQYLLTTTVQKPYSYIVPMYRFPQKIELLDMNGRLVRLLVEVPLTDNLPQGFSSVRTGARSHTWRSDKPASLWWVEALDGGDPAVEAEYRDQLFYLEAPFTAEPTPSLQLELRYGGITWGRDDFAMVSESWRATRRMKLSSFNPGDASLAMSLLFDRSMEDRYNDPGRFETTLNEYGRRVLQFDRRQRFLYLTGQGASPEGNQPFLDEYDLRTGLTKRLWQSEAPWYEIPVSLVDADRGLLITRRESVDVQPNYYMRDLRRNRLTQITHFPDPSPKLRELQKELVHYERADGIPLSGTLYLPDGFQPGVDAPLPTMLWAYPREFKSADAAGQVSGSPYTYTRVGATSAVMLATLGYAVLDNASFPIVGEGDEEPNDTFVEQLVANAEAAINKLVEMGVTDPDRVAVSGHSYGAFMTANLLSHCDLFAAGIARSGAYNRTLTPFGFQGEERTYWQSPEVYNTMSPFMNADKVKAPMLLIHGIDDNNSGTFPIQSERYYDALRGHGATVRLVMLPHESHGYSARESVLHMHWEWINWLDKYVKNRVVER; encoded by the coding sequence ATGAAAAAAAACAATTTTGTATTTCTGTTTGCCCTTTCCCTGATGCTCCTGTCAGGGATGACGTTCGCCCAGATTCAATATCAGCTTCCTCCTGAGGAGATCATTGAGCTGGTGGATGCCCCCTCCACACCTTCGATGGTGATCAGCCCCGACAACCAAACGGTATTGCTGATTGACAACCCCGATCTGCCCGGCATTGAAGACCTGGCCGCCCCTGAATATCGTCTGGCCGGCCTCAGGTTCAACCCGGTAACCAACGGTGGAAGCCGCGGAAGGTTCGGCACCGGACTACGTTTCATGAACCTCGACGGCACCAATGAGCGTCCTGTTCAAGGCTTGCCCAAAAGCCCCAAGATCAGCAACACTTCCTGGTCGCCCAACGGAAAGATGGTGGCCTTTACCCACACCACCGGCACAGGCATTGAACTTTGGGTAGCTGATGTGGAAACCTCTACAGCCCGCAAACTCACCGGCGAGGTGATCAACGATGTGCTGGGGAACAGCTTCTCCTGGCTTTCCGACAACAAGACCATCGTCTATTCAGCCATTCCCGAAGGGCGTGGCCCCACTCCCACCCGTCCCACTGTTGCAGATGGCCCGGTGGTGCAGGAAAGCATTGGCCGCAGGGCGGCAGTGCGGACCTTTCAGGACCTCCTGAAAGATCCTTACGATGAAGCCATTTTCGACTATTACGCTACTTCACAACTGGTGAAGATCGATCTGGACGGCAATAGCCAGAAGATCGGCGAGCCCGGAGTGATTTATTATTTCAACCCCTCGCCCGACGGACAATACCTGCTAACCACCACGGTACAGAAACCCTACTCCTATATCGTGCCTATGTATCGTTTTCCCCAGAAAATAGAACTGCTGGATATGAACGGTCGCCTGGTCCGCCTGTTGGTTGAGGTGCCCCTGACGGACAACCTGCCCCAGGGCTTCAGTTCCGTAAGAACCGGCGCCCGCAGCCACACCTGGCGTTCCGACAAACCCGCTTCGCTCTGGTGGGTAGAAGCCCTCGACGGTGGTGACCCCGCCGTGGAAGCCGAATACCGCGATCAGCTCTTTTACCTCGAGGCTCCCTTCACCGCTGAGCCCACCCCGAGCCTGCAACTCGAACTGCGCTATGGCGGCATCACCTGGGGACGCGACGACTTCGCAATGGTATCCGAAAGCTGGCGTGCCACCCGCAGAATGAAGCTCAGCTCCTTCAATCCGGGCGACGCTTCCCTGGCGATGAGCCTGCTGTTCGACCGCTCGATGGAAGACCGCTACAACGATCCCGGCCGCTTCGAGACCACCCTGAACGAATACGGGCGGAGGGTCCTGCAATTTGACCGCCGTCAGCGCTTCCTTTATCTGACCGGCCAGGGTGCATCGCCCGAAGGCAACCAGCCCTTCCTCGATGAATACGACCTGCGTACAGGCCTCACCAAGCGCCTGTGGCAGAGCGAGGCGCCATGGTATGAAATCCCTGTCAGCCTGGTGGATGCCGACCGCGGCCTGCTGATCACCCGCCGCGAATCGGTCGACGTACAACCCAATTATTATATGCGCGACCTGCGGCGAAACCGCCTCACACAGATCACCCATTTCCCCGATCCTTCGCCCAAACTGCGTGAGCTCCAGAAGGAACTGGTCCATTATGAACGGGCCGATGGCATTCCCCTTTCGGGAACGCTCTACCTGCCTGACGGCTTCCAGCCGGGCGTTGATGCCCCCCTGCCAACGATGCTATGGGCTTATCCGCGCGAGTTTAAAAGCGCCGACGCAGCAGGACAGGTCAGTGGTTCGCCCTACACCTATACCCGCGTAGGAGCCACTTCCGCCGTAATGCTCGCCACCCTGGGCTATGCCGTGCTCGACAACGCCAGCTTCCCCATCGTGGGCGAAGGCGATGAAGAACCCAACGACACCTTTGTCGAGCAGCTCGTAGCCAATGCTGAAGCCGCCATCAACAAGCTGGTGGAGATGGGCGTCACCGATCCCGATCGCGTAGCCGTTTCAGGGCACTCCTATGGAGCCTTTATGACCGCTAACCTGCTGAGCCATTGCGACCTCTTTGCCGCCGGCATCGCCCGCAGCGGCGCCTACAACCGCACCCTTACCCCCTTCGGCTTCCAGGGCGAGGAACGCACCTACTGGCAGTCACCCGAGGTGTATAATACCATGTCGCCCTTTATGAATGCCGACAAGGTCAAGGCACCCATGCTGCTCATCCACGGCATCGACGACAACAACTCGGGGACTTTCCCCATCCAGAGCGAGCGCTATTACGACGCCCTGCGCGGTCACGGCGCCACCGTCCGTCTGGTGATGCTCCCCCACGAAAGCCACGGCTATTCAGCCCGCGAATCGGTCCTCCACATGCATTGGGAGTGGATTAACTGGCTGGATAAATATGTGAAGAACCGGGTTGTGGAAAGGTAA